One Deferribacterota bacterium DNA segment encodes these proteins:
- a CDS encoding MgtC/SapB family protein, producing MSEMFINLILSLLLGIIIGLERGVRTQKNIGEIVGIRTFGFIALFGALSGYVGIYFHYSFTVVSLFCLSIFLTTLYIMEVKIERGVGATTVVVAFITFIIGVLIALDFRVISIALTVIVAFLLSLKPKLHGFIERIEDVELYAMLKFLLITVCVLPFLPNKNYGPWEAFNPFQIWFFVVLIAGLSFIGYVFIKFLGPKKGILITSVFGGLASSTALTISMSKISKNYSNPQIVFSGILIAWSIMFLRVLAISVIINDKLFNYLIFPVIFMFLLFIVLATLFWLIFSNNKKLIYQNLDKDYKQIFDNPLQLSTAFKFGLLLLIIIYLTHVFKFYFEDAGIYIISLISGIIDVDAIAISVSDLSRKNIDLITASKAIVLASFMNTIFKGMFVLFTASKKLNKYTLYVLAIIIVAGIIYFFCC from the coding sequence ATGTCTGAAATGTTTATTAATTTAATCCTATCATTGCTCTTAGGTATAATAATAGGTCTTGAAAGAGGCGTTAGAACTCAAAAGAATATAGGTGAAATAGTTGGCATAAGGACTTTTGGTTTTATTGCTCTATTTGGGGCTTTATCTGGTTATGTAGGTATTTACTTTCACTATTCTTTTACTGTGGTTTCGCTTTTCTGCTTATCAATCTTTTTAACAACCTTATATATTATGGAAGTAAAAATTGAGAGGGGAGTTGGGGCAACTACTGTAGTTGTAGCATTCATTACTTTTATCATAGGGGTTTTAATTGCCTTAGATTTTAGGGTTATATCCATAGCTTTAACTGTTATAGTAGCATTTTTATTAAGCCTAAAACCTAAATTACATGGCTTTATTGAAAGGATAGAGGATGTGGAGCTTTATGCAATGTTAAAATTCCTTCTTATAACTGTTTGTGTGCTGCCTTTTTTGCCAAATAAGAATTATGGGCCTTGGGAAGCTTTTAACCCGTTTCAAATATGGTTTTTTGTTGTACTTATTGCAGGTTTATCCTTTATTGGGTATGTATTTATAAAATTTCTTGGTCCTAAAAAAGGAATCTTAATTACAAGTGTTTTTGGTGGGTTAGCCTCATCTACTGCACTAACAATTAGTATGTCAAAAATTAGTAAAAATTATTCTAATCCACAAATAGTTTTTTCTGGCATATTAATTGCTTGGAGCATAATGTTTTTGAGAGTATTAGCTATTTCTGTAATAATAAATGATAAATTATTTAATTACTTAATTTTTCCTGTTATATTTATGTTTTTACTATTTATTGTACTAGCAACACTTTTTTGGCTAATCTTTTCAAATAATAAAAAATTAATATATCAAAATTTAGATAAAGATTACAAGCAGATTTTTGACAATCCTTTGCAATTAAGTACTGCTTTCAAATTTGGATTATTATTACTTATAATAATATATTTAACACATGTTTTTAAGTTTTATTTTGAGGATGCTGGGATATATATTATTTCATTAATCTCTGGTATAATAGACGTCGATGCAATAGCTATTTCTGTATCAGATTTGTCAAGGAAAAATATTGATTTAATAACTGCTAGCAAAGCTATAGTACTGGCCTCTTTTATGAATACTATTTTTAAAGGTATGTTTGTATTATTTACGGCTTCAAAAAAGCTTAATAAGTATACATTATATGTACTGGCAATAATTATAGTAGCAGGAATAATTTATTTTTTCTGTTGCTAA